The genomic stretch AGCTGCGATGATTATTGATGTTCCGCTGATAGGGGCATGTTTTATTTTGATCGCACCTGTGCTCTGGAATAGAAATCCAACAATTAAAAATGCTAAAATGGCAAAAAATAGGGGGTTTATCCCGCTGCCAAGCTGGAAATAGGTCATGCCATAATAAAATAATAGAAATGCCGATAATAAAACGAATACGGCATTATTGAAGTACGATGCTTTTTGCATAAGTCTCCCCGGAGTTTACTTATCGCTTTTGGAAGCCTCCCAACAATTGAGAGCCATTCTAAGTTCTTCATGATTTTTTGAATATTCTTTCAAAGACGTTTTCTTAAGGCACGCATCAACCGCTTGCCTTGCCGCCATAGCCCCTGTCTTTGTTCCGCCGGGGTGTGCGTGTATTCCGCCTCCGAATTGCATGATTATGTCTTTTCCAAAAACATCCATTAGATCAGGAACCATTGTCGGCTCCAGCCCTCCGGAAGCTACGGGAAACATCGGTTTTATTTTACCCCAATTCTGCTCAAGTACATTAAGCCGGTAATTTTCCTTTACGATGCCAAGTACGCATTCATCACGGACGGCCAAAACCTCATCTTTTCCGCCATGCATTTTTCCCACAACGGTTCCTATGTGAAGTTGGTCCAAACCGACAAGCCGCGTAAGCTTTGATATTACAGTCATACTTATGCCGTGCTTCGGATTTCTTGTCAGGGCAGAATGCATGCATCGGTGCGCATGCAGAACCAGCTTCAAATCCTCGTTTGCTTCCCTCAGCGTCTGCAGGGCGGTCCAGCCAACTGGAATGATATCAATCATTATATATTCTCCGCCCAGGCTTTTGACATACTCCGCCCGCTTTATCATTTCCTGGCACGTGGGCGCAGTAATATTGCACATATACATTTTTCTCTCACCGGTTTCTTTTTCAACTTTATCCCTTAATTTTAGAGTTGTCTTAGCCCTTTTTTCGAAACTGTTGAATTTCTGGTTTGTAAGGTTTTCGTCATCCTTCACAATATCGCAGCCGCCAACCCAGGAATTATACGCGACTTCAGCATGTTTTTCAGAAGTCAGTCCAACTTTTGGCTTTACTATGGTTCCGACAAACGGCCGGTCTTTGACTTTCATAAGTTTTCTTACACCCTCCAGGCCAAATTTCGGTCCGCGAAACTGCTTTATGACCTGTTCAGGAAATGAAATATCCTGCAGCCTTAAGTTGTCTAGAAGCTTCATGCTGAATATATTTCCTGCAACAGAGCTTAAGAATTGCGGAACTGAATTAGTTTCAAACAAATCCACATGATATGCAACTTTGATAGTATTTCTTTTTTTGTCCATGAAAAATACATGGGGCTTTAAGCGCTTTGCCAGTTTAGGGCTCAGTGTCTGGATATCTGCCCAGGTGTCTATGGAGCTTTCTCCAGCCATGTTTGTTGCGGCCTTTTCAAAACTAACTCCTTCAGATGGTTCGATATAATATTCACAAATTAAATCATTTTTTGTAGGTTTATAGTTTATGTCTATATATTCCTGCATATTCACACCATTTAAATTTTTTTGACAATTTTATCATATACTCTGATGAGTTCGGTGAGATCCTTTACCTTGAGAGTGTATAGTTTTTCAGGCGCGCGGCTTTCAAAAGACACGAATCCAAAATCATACAGCATCTTCAGGTTTTTTGATGCTGAAGATTCGGTTATATTTAATATGGCTGCGATTTCATGAACGGATATTTTTTCCTTATTGCCTAGTATGTGTAGAATATCCCGCCTCGTTCTGGATCTTATGGCTCTTGCAAGCTTTTCGTCAGGCATTTTTTCACCCATTAATTTTGAATGATTTTATTATGTTGCTAAATATCCCTTCATACATTCGATAATATTCATCTTGAGATGAATATTTGAAAGTATATGCAGTTCCGTTGGTGTAAAATACAGCGTATCTCAGTTTCCACTCCGGTATTCCGGCGAGCATATCATATCCATTCATGCCATTTATCGAAATTACGGTTTCATTCAGGATTTCCAAGCCCGAAAGCATAGCCTCTTTTTTAAATTCCTCTTTAATATCTTGAGAATTTGCAGCGGATTTTACCATAAATTCAATGTCTACTGAAACGAGCACCCCTTCTTTAGGCACATCCTTTTTGAACGTTATGATTTTTTTAATGGCTCTATTCGGAAACTCTACGCAATTATACGCTTCATAATATTGCGTTGGATCGCATTGTTCAATATCTTTATCCACGCCGATAGAGAATTCCCAATTATCAGGATAATTAAAGCCATAATTAAGTTTGCCGTCATAGACATATCCGTTAGTTGTCAGCGGCAATGGCGCCGGCTCTGCTGTTAGTGGCGGGTATGCGGATTCTGCGGGCTGTTCAAAAGGTTTTTCAGAGGTCTGTTTTTCCGCGTTTGGCAAACTAAAGAAAGCGAGCGCTATCACAATCAAAATCACAATTGCCAATAATGTGTTTTTGTTTATATTTTTCACAGTATCAACTCGACAATGCCCTCAAACATGTCAAATATATAAATGTTCATGTATATATACATGTTTCTAAGTTGCTCAATTGGGCAACTGTGAAACAGTAGGCACTTTTAGAAATTGCCCGTGCGTGATTATTATGTGGCTGCAAGTCAAAATGTATTTGATTTTAGGAATGTTCTTCGGGGTAATCTATGCCCTGCTTTCAATGATCGGTGCGTACATGGGCATCGGAAGCTTCATGTTTTACGGCATTCTTGCGACAGTTATGATGCTTGTCCAGTACATGATAGGTCCGAAAATCGTTGATTGGTCTATGAAAGTAAAATATGTCTCTGAAAAAGAGCATCCCGAACTTCATAGAATGGTGGCCGAACTTGCAAAAAAAGCAAAAATATCGAAACCTAGAATCGGAATATCCCGGGCATCGATTCCAAATGCGTTCGCATTTGGCAGATGGGAATCTGATTCAAGAGTATGCGTTACTGAAAAACTATTGGATTTACTGAGTAAAGAAGAGCTTAAAGCGGTTCTCGGGCATGAAATCGCGCATATAAAAAACCGCGATGTTCTTGCTATAACGCTTATGAGTGTTGTTCCGACAATTGCATGGTACTTTGCGCAAAGCATGTTGTTTTCCAGTCTGCGCGACCGTGACCGGGGCGGAAATATTGCAATAGGCGCCGCAGCATTTGGAATATATTTCCTGACAAATCTCCTTGTTCTTTATGCATCAAGAATACGAGAATACTATGCGGACAAAGACAGCGTGGCGCTCGGAAACAAGCCGTCAACTCTTGCATCTGCTCTGTATAAGTTAGTTTATGGAAGCGCAAAGACGCCTAAAAGTTTGCTTAAGGAAACCGAAGGAATGAAAGCATTTTTTGCAAATGATCCTTCGCGCGCAGTCAGCGAATTCAACGACCTTATGGCTCTTGATATGGATAAGAGCGGCTCGATAGATGAAGCAGAGCTTGCGGCAATACGCGGCAAGAAAGCGAAGGTATCCGGCATGGACAAGTTCATGGAGCTTTTAAGCACGCACCCGAATATGGTGAAACGGATTTCCGCGCTGTCAGAATTGCGCGCGCGTTGATATATCTATCGGAATTATTCTGGCGCCAGTTCATTCAATTTAAAAAGCTTCAAATTTATTGAAAAACTTATTTGAAATCCCCCTTGTCAAACAATTACAATATAAGGATATATGCGGCGCTGTGCAATACATAATATTGTCAATTAGGTCTGATTATTATGCTATACATTCACGAAAAGCCTGCACATGCGCTTTCTTCAGATGAAGTCATTAAGCATCTTGAAACAAATAAAACTGCAGGGCTTTCCCTACACGAAGCGGAAAAAAGGCTTAAGAAAAACGGCCCAAACGCCCTAAACGGAACCGCGCATATTACTCCGCTGCAGATATTCGCGAGGCAGTTCAAAAGCGCGATTGTCTGGATTCTTGCATTTGCCGCCGTAATATCATATTATATTGGAGAAGATACAGAAGCTTATGTAATTTCTGCAATTATTTTAATTACGTGTTTCATCGGATTCTTTCAGGAATACAAGGCTGAGAACATACTAAAATCCATAAAAAAGCTGACTGCGACGCATGTAAGAATTATGCGCAGCGGAGAAATGGTTGAGCTATCTTCTGAAAAAGCGGTTGTGGGCGACATAATCTTTCTTGAAAGCGGGGATAAGGTGCCTGCCGATGCGCGAATAATGAGCTCAAACAGGCTTTCGGTTGATGAGTCTTCAATAACCGGTGAGTCTATTCCATCAAGAAAAGAAAATTGCGTTCTTAAAGAGGATGCGGCGCTTGCCGATCGCAAGAATATGCTTTTCATGGGCAGCTACGTTTCAACCGGAAACGCGGTTGCCGTTATTACGCACACCGGGATGAAGACTGAAATGGGAAAAATTGCAGGCAGCATACCAAGTGAGTGCCAGATAACGCCTTTGCAGGCAAGCATGAATCATTTCGGGAAACGGCTATCTGTTTTTGTGTTATTGATCGGCATTTTTGTCATTGCCTTTGAGCTTATCAAAGGAAAAGCGCTGTATGATATACTTCTTATTAGCATAGCGATCGCGGTTTCAGGAGTGCCTGAGAGCCTGCCCATAATAATATTGATAGGGCTCTCGCATGGGGTCTATGTGATGTCAAAAAAGAATGCGCTTGTAAGAAAAATGGATGCTGTTGAAACTTTGGGCTGCGTCACAGTTATTTGTTCGGACAAAACAGGCACAATAACAAGAAATGAGATGACTGTTGTAAATATATATTCCAGCGGCTCGTTTATTGATGTTTCAGGCAGGGGCTACAAGCCGGAAGGCGAATTCACATCCGGAGGAAAGCGCATTGTTCCAAAAGATAACGCTACGCTCAACCAGATGATTATTGCAGGGCTTATGTGCAACAACGCCAAGCTAAGCAAAAAAAGCGGCGCATGGTCTTGCATGGGAGACACTACAGAAGGAAGCCTTATTGCTCTTGCAAAAAAAGCAGGGATTTCTGAAGGGCTTGTGGATTTTGAGTACACACGCATTGCGGAAATTCCGTTTGATTCTGCAAGAAAGTGCATGAGTACAATTCATCAAAAGAGTGTTGATGTGCAAATATTCATAAAAGGCGCGCCTGATATGCTGCTTAGAAAGTGCTCGCGCATCGAGAAAAACGGCGCAGTGTCTGCAATGGGCCGCAAGGAAAAAGAAAGCATAATGGCGGCGCATGAATTATTCTCAAAAAAAGCTTTAAGGGTGCTTGCAATCGCCTACAAGCCGGAAAAATTCAAGAAAAAATTTGATGAGCGCGATGAAAACAACCTGATTTTTCTTGGACTCGTCGGCATAGAAGATCCGCCGCGAGAAGGGGTGAAGGAATCGATCGCCGCATGCAGAGCAGCAGGAATAAATGTTGTAATGATTACAGGAGACCATGCATCAACAGCAGTTGCGGTTGCAAAAAAAATCGGCCTTATTAATGAAAACGGGCTGGTTATTGAAGGCGCTGAGCTTGACAAGATGCCTGATGACGAATTTCAGAAAGTTGTTGAGCGCGTCTGCGTATATGCCCGTGCGACGCCAGAACATAAGCTGAAAATAATTGAAGCATTTGAGAAATGCGGACATATTGTTGCAATGACCGGTGACGGCGTCAATGATGCGATTGCTCTGAAAAAGGCGCATGTGGGCGTGAGCATGGGCTTAAAGGGCACTGATGTTGCAAAAGAGGCTTCAGACATAAGTCTGCTCGACGATAATTTCAATACGCTGGTTTCAGCAATAAAAGAAGGCAGGACAATATATGCCAACCTTCAAAGGGCTATGCGGTTTGTTTTGTCAGTTACGACGGCTGAGATCGGCGCGATAATTCTGGCGATAATTCTTGATTTTCCGCTTCCTTTGACTGCAATAATGGTGCTTTTCATAAATCTTGTGACTGACGATCTTCCGGCAATGGGAATGAGCATGGACCGCGCAGAGAGAAATGTGATGCGTGAGCGGCCAAGGCCTGTTGGCGAGCCCATGATAAACAAGAACGCTCTGAAATCAATACTTCTTGCAGGGTCATTGATGACGCTTGCCACATTTGGCATATTTGCAATATACCACAATTATTACGGCGCAGATACCATAAGGAGTCAGACTGCGGCGTTTGCATCGCTTATGGTAATGGAAATAATGTATGCTTATGCCATACGGATGCCTGAAAATGCGAGAAAATGGAGAGAGATGTTCAAGAATCGGCATTTGAACGCGACAGTTGTGCTTGCATCAGTTGCGGCGCTTTCAGCCATACAAATTCCAGGGCTTCAGCAGATTTTTTCCACAACATCGCTGCATGTTTATGAGTGGCTAGTTGTGCTTTTGATAAGCGCAGTCGTCGTCGTCGGAATCGCCAAACTAAATTTCCCGAAAAAGAAATTGTATGAAAAGGACTTTTCAGTGATTAAAAATAAAGTTGTATTTGGATAATGCGCTGCACGCATTCATTACTTATTATTGCAAGCATCATTTGAGAATTTACGCACGGCATGTTTTTCAAGCTCTTTGATGGCGTCTTTTGCAATCCAGCAAGACGATTTTGAGTCAATTTTCAAGATATCTTTCGCAGTTTCAATCGCTTTTTTATTCAACGCAGCGTTGCGCTTTCCAATCTGGCGCAGCGCCCAGTTCACGGCTTTTTTTACAAAATTGCGCGCATCAGTTGATTCGCGCGCAATTATCGGCAGAAATTTCAGAAATGCCGTATCATCGGTCTTTTTATCATGAACCGCAAGCGTTGCCATCAAGACAAACCCCGCGCGCTTGACAAACTCTTCTTTTTGCGCGCTCCATTCAACTGCTTTTTGCCAAGCGATTTCTTTTTTATCAAAAAGATAACCGCACGTTTGATCGCAAATACCCCACGAATCAAAATCGTTTACCCAACACTCCATTTGTTTTTCATCAACTAATTTTATCTCATCAATTAAAACCGCCAAACTCCGCGCTTCAAAAATTTCAGAATCCCAAAGTTCCTGCGCTAGTTTATGGCGATATTCCGCACCATTCTTATTTGTTTTGGCTTCTTTCTTTATTTTTTTGGCAAACTTTTTTAAATACGGCATGCTTATTCCCAAAACATTTTTTGAGTTAATTCCGAAATGTGCCATTTCTGCGGCATTTTTGGCGTTGTACTGCGATTTCAATGTTTTTAGAATTTTATTGCATTGCGCGCTCATTGTAAAACACACCCAATATGATTTCAGAAAACTTGTGCAGTTCCTAAGCCGCTACGCCTTCCTTAATCGCCTGCTCTATGACGCTGTATTTTTTGCGCTTCATTTCTTCAAACTCTTCGGGAGTGTAGCATAACGCTTCCAAATCATATCGCGACTTCCACAGCGGAAGAATCTTGCTCATTCTTTGCGTGTAGGGTATAGTTTTAAACGCACGCGAAACAATTATCATATCAAAATCGCTGTCTTTCAGGTTGTCGCCACGCGCCCTTGAACCGAAAAGTATTACTTTCTCTGCGCCGAACTGCTTCCTTACATCTGCAGCAAATTTCTTCACATGTCCAGTGATTTTTTTACCCATAATATGACCTCCTTTGCCTATCTTAAGTGAGTTTCGGCAATCTTTTCTGTATAAAGCTCACTTGGAATTGCTATGCCCGTTGTCGGATACCTTGTAATTATGTAATTCGGAGACAATTCAATAGAAGCAGTAATTATATTTGCTGGCGCGTTTAAATCCTTTGCCAACATCAAAAGATTGTGTGTTTTTATGAGCGTCTTTTTCTTTGTCAAATATAGTGTTTTTAATGCCTTTTCGGCCGCCTGCTGTGATAGAAAAACAGAAACATAATATATTTTGGCTTCAAAATTCTTTTCCGCGCTTTCTAAATCTACTTGTGCCCGTTTCCACCGACTTTCAATTTCTTCGCGCATGAGTCTAATTGCTTTTGCAGATATCTATAGTTTGCATCACTCAACCACGCTTCCGCCATGCTTTCCGAAAGCTGCGCGCCATATTTCTTCTGCGTCGGTGCCGTCGATAAAAATTGTCTTGATTTTCGCGCGAGAAATCGTATCTGCCGCCCTCAAGTCAAAAAGCCCGTACTGCCCGGGAAGCTGGGCATTTGCCGAAAGAATTTGCTTTAGCTGTACGTAATTCAGAACCGGGAGTTTCTTTGCGTTTTTATTCTCGCGCGGGTTGGAATCATAAACCCCGTCAATATTGCTCGCGTTTATCAATAAATCCGCATTTATTTCCTTTGCTGCAAAAGCGGCAACTGCATCAGTTGACTGCCCGGCTTTAAGCCCGCCTGCGACAACAACTTTATTTTTAGAAAGTGCGGCTTTAAGCCCTTTTTCATTGTTCGGAACTTCGGCGTATTTTGTGAGTGCGGAGGCGACCAAAGATGCATTGAAATGCGTGGCTTTTATGCCGATATAATCCTGCATGTCCTGTGTTGCGCCAAGTTCGCGAGCAATCGCCTGGTACTGGCGGCAGACTCTACCGCCTCCGACTATGATTACGAGCTTTTCTGTATTTTGCGCGATTTTTTTCAGGACGTCAATGTACTGCTTTACTCCGCTAACCGAGAAGTCTTTCGTAAGAAGCGAACCGCCAAGAGATATTACTACATTCATCAAATTACCTTTGAAATTTATTTAACGCAAGCTCTTTTATAGTTTCGTATGTCTCGAATTCCGGAGCAAGCGAATCATATTTCGCGAATTTGCCGAAAGAAAGCCTTTTCGCGCCAGGCGTAAAATCCCCGCCATGAACAGGATACATAAAAATCATATCTTTACTTTGAAAAAAAGCATCCGCTTTTTTGAGCCAATCCCTTTGCTGCTTTTTATCCAGCATTTGGCTAAAAACATCCATAGGCGAATTATTAGCCCAGCCGAAATCAATAAAAACTAATCGCAGTATCTTCCCAAACTTTTCTTCAACTTTAGAATTTATCTTATCCCATCTTTCTTCG from Nanoarchaeota archaeon encodes the following:
- a CDS encoding helix-turn-helix domain-containing protein codes for the protein MPDEKLARAIRSRTRRDILHILGNKEKISVHEIAAILNITESSASKNLKMLYDFGFVSFESRAPEKLYTLKVKDLTELIRVYDKIVKKI
- the rbcL gene encoding type III ribulose-bisphosphate carboxylase, whose product is MQEYIDINYKPTKNDLICEYYIEPSEGVSFEKAATNMAGESSIDTWADIQTLSPKLAKRLKPHVFFMDKKRNTIKVAYHVDLFETNSVPQFLSSVAGNIFSMKLLDNLRLQDISFPEQVIKQFRGPKFGLEGVRKLMKVKDRPFVGTIVKPKVGLTSEKHAEVAYNSWVGGCDIVKDDENLTNQKFNSFEKRAKTTLKLRDKVEKETGERKMYMCNITAPTCQEMIKRAEYVKSLGGEYIMIDIIPVGWTALQTLREANEDLKLVLHAHRCMHSALTRNPKHGISMTVISKLTRLVGLDQLHIGTVVGKMHGGKDEVLAVRDECVLGIVKENYRLNVLEQNWGKIKPMFPVASGGLEPTMVPDLMDVFGKDIIMQFGGGIHAHPGGTKTGAMAARQAVDACLKKTSLKEYSKNHEELRMALNCWEASKSDK
- a CDS encoding nucleotidyltransferase domain-containing protein, encoding MGKKITGHVKKFAADVRKQFGAEKVILFGSRARGDNLKDSDFDMIIVSRAFKTIPYTQRMSKILPLWKSRYDLEALCYTPEEFEEMKRKKYSVIEQAIKEGVAA
- the pyrH gene encoding UMP kinase yields the protein MNVVISLGGSLLTKDFSVSGVKQYIDVLKKIAQNTEKLVIIVGGGRVCRQYQAIARELGATQDMQDYIGIKATHFNASLVASALTKYAEVPNNEKGLKAALSKNKVVVAGGLKAGQSTDAVAAFAAKEINADLLINASNIDGVYDSNPRENKNAKKLPVLNYVQLKQILSANAQLPGQYGLFDLRAADTISRAKIKTIFIDGTDAEEIWRAAFGKHGGSVVE
- a CDS encoding DNA alkylation repair protein; protein product: MSAQCNKILKTLKSQYNAKNAAEMAHFGINSKNVLGISMPYLKKFAKKIKKEAKTNKNGAEYRHKLAQELWDSEIFEARSLAVLIDEIKLVDEKQMECWVNDFDSWGICDQTCGYLFDKKEIAWQKAVEWSAQKEEFVKRAGFVLMATLAVHDKKTDDTAFLKFLPIIARESTDARNFVKKAVNWALRQIGKRNAALNKKAIETAKDILKIDSKSSCWIAKDAIKELEKHAVRKFSNDACNNK
- a CDS encoding M48 family metalloprotease, whose translation is MWLQVKMYLILGMFFGVIYALLSMIGAYMGIGSFMFYGILATVMMLVQYMIGPKIVDWSMKVKYVSEKEHPELHRMVAELAKKAKISKPRIGISRASIPNAFAFGRWESDSRVCVTEKLLDLLSKEELKAVLGHEIAHIKNRDVLAITLMSVVPTIAWYFAQSMLFSSLRDRDRGGNIAIGAAAFGIYFLTNLLVLYASRIREYYADKDSVALGNKPSTLASALYKLVYGSAKTPKSLLKETEGMKAFFANDPSRAVSEFNDLMALDMDKSGSIDEAELAAIRGKKAKVSGMDKFMELLSTHPNMVKRISALSELRAR
- a CDS encoding cation-translocating P-type ATPase, which codes for MLYIHEKPAHALSSDEVIKHLETNKTAGLSLHEAEKRLKKNGPNALNGTAHITPLQIFARQFKSAIVWILAFAAVISYYIGEDTEAYVISAIILITCFIGFFQEYKAENILKSIKKLTATHVRIMRSGEMVELSSEKAVVGDIIFLESGDKVPADARIMSSNRLSVDESSITGESIPSRKENCVLKEDAALADRKNMLFMGSYVSTGNAVAVITHTGMKTEMGKIAGSIPSECQITPLQASMNHFGKRLSVFVLLIGIFVIAFELIKGKALYDILLISIAIAVSGVPESLPIIILIGLSHGVYVMSKKNALVRKMDAVETLGCVTVICSDKTGTITRNEMTVVNIYSSGSFIDVSGRGYKPEGEFTSGGKRIVPKDNATLNQMIIAGLMCNNAKLSKKSGAWSCMGDTTEGSLIALAKKAGISEGLVDFEYTRIAEIPFDSARKCMSTIHQKSVDVQIFIKGAPDMLLRKCSRIEKNGAVSAMGRKEKESIMAAHELFSKKALRVLAIAYKPEKFKKKFDERDENNLIFLGLVGIEDPPREGVKESIAACRAAGINVVMITGDHASTAVAVAKKIGLINENGLVIEGAELDKMPDDEFQKVVERVCVYARATPEHKLKIIEAFEKCGHIVAMTGDGVNDAIALKKAHVGVSMGLKGTDVAKEASDISLLDDNFNTLVSAIKEGRTIYANLQRAMRFVLSVTTAEIGAIILAIILDFPLPLTAIMVLFINLVTDDLPAMGMSMDRAERNVMRERPRPVGEPMINKNALKSILLAGSLMTLATFGIFAIYHNYYGADTIRSQTAAFASLMVMEIMYAYAIRMPENARKWREMFKNRHLNATVVLASVAALSAIQIPGLQQIFSTTSLHVYEWLVVLLISAVVVVGIAKLNFPKKKLYEKDFSVIKNKVVFG
- a CDS encoding HEPN domain-containing protein is translated as MREEIESRWKRAQVDLESAEKNFEAKIYYVSVFLSQQAAEKALKTLYLTKKKTLIKTHNLLMLAKDLNAPANIITASIELSPNYIITRYPTTGIAIPSELYTEKIAETHLR